The Candidatus Methylomirabilota bacterium genome segment ACATCGGGAGCCTTTAGAGCGCTCTGCGCGGCGAGTTGATCCAGAGCGAGCACGGCGGCTACGAGGCCGCCCGACGGGTGTGGAATGGCAACGTCGACCGCGGGCCGGCGCTAGACAGAGCAGCTGGGACCGCAGATGGGAGACTACGTTCTCGTAACCACGACGGAGACGGACGCGAGCCGCCGCCCCAAGACACCGGGTATGATCAACGGCGGCCTCTGGGGCATGTACCAGTGACTCGACCGCGCACCCCAAGGGGCGCAACGAGACGGGCGTCTGGTGACGCCGCCACGACGAGTACAACAAGGGCTGAGCGAAGTCGTGGTTGTCGTGGCGCAACTGCCGGACTGGAGATCTCACGACGCATGGCTTCCGAGCGAGCTTCCCAGCAGGCGTTTTTTGGCGTCTCAGTAGCTGCCCCCGCCCGGCCAGACCGCCGTGTGATGCCAGGGTCAGGTTCTCACAATCCGACATGCTTGCGGAAGTGAGCACCGTCAAGGAGGCTCGCGGCGGAGAGGCGGAGATCAGCCGGTAATCGCGCCCTCAGAGGCGTTGGACACCGTGATCGCGTACTTGTGGAAGACCCCGCTCGTATAGCGCGGCTTGGGCGCCTTCCACTTGGCCAGGCGCTTCTTCATCTCGGCCGCGGAGATCTCGACGTCCAAGCGACGCTTCTTGACGTCGATGTTGATGATGTCGCCGCTGTGGATGGCGGCGATGGGTCCGCGCTCCGCCGCCTCCGGGACGATATGGGCGATCATGAAGCCGTGGGTGGCTCCCGAGAAGCGGCCATCCGTCATGAGAGCGACCGTGTCTCCCAGGCCGGCCCCCTGGAGGGCCCCGGTGACGTGCAGCATCTCCCGCATGCCGGGGCCGCCCTTCGGCCCCTCGTAGCGGATGACGATGACGTCGTGAGGCTTGATCTTGCCCTTCTTGACGGCGGCGAAGGCGTCCTCCTCGCGCTCGAACACCCGCGCGGGCCCGCGGTGGCTGTAGCGGCTCTGGCCCGAAAGCTTGATCACGCAGCCTCCGGGCGCGAGATTGCCGCGCAGGATGGCGATGCCCCCCGTGGGCTTCAGCGCCTCCTTGAGCGACTTGATCACCTGCTGGCCGGCGGGCTCGACCGCCGCGGCGGCCTCCTGCCCGATGGTGCGTCCCGTGACCGTCTTCTCGTTCGGGTGCAGGAGCTCGGCTTCCAGCAGCCGCTTGGCCACCACCGGCATGCCGCCGGCCTGGTACATCTCCGGCGCCGTGTAGGTGCCCCAGGGCTTGAGGTCGGCCAGGACCGGCGTCTTCTTCGAGATGCGGTCGAAGTCATCGAGGGAGAGCCTGATTCCGAAGTCCTTGGCCGTGGCGAGCAGGTGCAGCACGGCGTTGGTCGAGCCGCCCGTGGCCATGACGCCGGCGATGGCGTTCTCGAGGCTCTTGCGGGTGATGAGCGAGCGCGGCGTGATGCCCTTGTTCACGAGCTCCATCACCAGCTTGCCGCACTCGAAGGCGATCTCTTCCTTTCGAGGGTCGATGGCGGGGACTCCGTTCCAGCCCATGGGCGACATCCCGAGCATCTCGTAGGCCGTCGACATCGTGTTGGCGGTGAACTGCCCGCCGCAGGCGCCCGCCCCCGGGCAGGCGTGGTCCTCCACCGCCTTGAACTCCTCGAGGTCGATCTTGCCGGCGTTGTAGCAGCCCACCGCCTCGAAGACGTCCTGGATGGTGAGGTTGCGGTTGGCGAATTGCCCGGTGCCCGCGAAGCGGCCGAACATGATGGAGCCGCAGTAGAGCATGAGGCCGGGGATGTTCATCCGGCCCAGCACCATGGTCATGGCGGGAATGGTTTTGTCGCAGCCCGAGATGGTCACGATGCCGTCGAACATGTGGCTGCGCGCCACCAGCTCCACGGAGTCGGCGATGACCTCGCGGCTGATGAGCGAGCCCTTCATGCCCTCGGTGCCCATGGTGATGCCGTCCGTGATGGAGATGGTGTTGACCTCGATGGGCGTGCCCCCGGCCGCGCGCACCCCCTGCATCACCTTCTCCGCGAGCTTCCGGTGGTTCCAGTTGCACGGCATCGTCCCGATCCAGGAGTGGGCGACCCCGATCTGCGGGCGCGCCAGGTCCTGGTCGGTGAAGCCCACGGCCTTCATCATGGCGCGGGCGGCGGCGCGATCGGTGCCTTCGAGGAGAACGCGGCTCTTGTGGCGGGGGTCGATGGCCATCACGGACTCCTTTGTCGGAGGTCGAAGTGTCGGTGATTCTACAGCAGGTCGCGGAGGGGGACCAGGGAAAGACCCTTGCTCCGGATGGCCGCGATCATGCCGGGCAACGCGTCGAGGAGGCGCGCTCCCGCGCCCGGCACGCCATCGGCATCGTGGAGATCCAAGATCGCCCCCGAGCGCGTGCGGCGGCGCGCGCGCTCGATCTGAAGTCCGGACGGGGCCGGGTGACGTCCTTCCGTCTGCACGGTCCAGAAGACGCAGGGCGTGCGGAGCTTCTTCAGGAGCGGGAAGAGGGCGAGATTGGTCATGCCCCAGGGGGGACGGAAAAAGCGTGGCGACGCTCCCGCCGCCTGCGCGATGGCGGCATGGCCTTGCTCCACCTGACGCATGGTCTCTCGCGGACCGGAGAGCCAGAGGCTCCGGTGACTCCACGTGTGGTTGCCGAGGTCGTGCCCTTCGTCGGCTATTCTCCGCGCCACCGCAGGCTCCCGGACCGCCCGCTCACCGATCAGAAAGAAGCTGGCCTTGATGGCATGCTCGGCGAGCACGTCGAGGACACGCGGCGTATGGGTGGCATCCGGCCCGTCATCGAAGGTCAGGGCCACCTTGCCGCTTCGGCGGGGCCCATGCCAGAAGCTCGTCAAGGTGAGCGCATGCGAGCCCCACGCATAGCCGGCCCACACGACCGGCGGCAGGAGCAGCCAGGCGGCCCGATTCATTCCTGGCTCACGAGGCGCGCTCGCGCCGGACGGCCCGGCCTCCCAGGATCAAGTCCACGATATGCTCGGCGGCGCGGGGTCTCCGGTACAGCCGGATCCGCTCTCGGATGCTCCGGAGCAGGCCGGGATCACGGAGGGTCGCGCCGATCACCCGCTGGAGCTGCGCCTCCGAGCCTGCCACGAGCGCCACACCCGCCATGGCGGCGAAGCGCTCATTGCGGCTCTCCTGACCGGGCAGCGACCCGAAGCAAATCACGGGCAGCTCGGCGGCCAGAGCCTCCGCGAGGGTGAGCCCGCCCGCCTTGGTGACGAGGAAGTCCGCCGCGGCCATGAGCTGGCGCACATTGTCGACGAAGCCCAGCACCTTGACGCGGCTCTCGCGCCCCTGGGCGAGCTGGCCGAGGCGAGCCTCGAGCGATCGCTGGTGTCCCGCCACGAAGATGGACTGGAAGGGCTGCTCCATGGCGAGGACCGTCCGGGCGGCGTCCTCGAGCTTGCCGAAGCCGCCCTCCGACCCGTCCATGAAGAGCAGGACGGGCTGTCGCGGCGAGAGGCCGAGCTGAAGCCGGGCGGCGGGGCGATCCGCCAGCTGGCTGAACTCGCGGCCCACCGGGATGCCCGTGACGCTGACGCCGTCGCGCGGGAGGCCCTTGGCCGTGAGCTCGTTGGCCATCTCCTCGGCGGGCACGCAATAGTGATCGACGTGCGGATGAATCCACTGGGTATGGGCGACGAAGTCGGTGAAGATCGTGGTGTGAGGAGGCACCTCTTCCCCGCGTCCCGAGAGATGTGAGAGGGCCGCCGCGGGGGCCGGGTGGACGGAGATGACGTGGTCGAAGCGCTCGGCCCTCAGGAGGCGCCGCAGCTTGCGCGCCCCGATACGGTTGAAGCCGAGCAAGAACGGCGAGGAGACGCTGAGGCGATCGCCGAGCCAGTACGCTCCGCCCCAGAGGGCGGGCGCTTCCTTGAGAATCCAGTAGTAGAGTCCGCGGCTCCACTCGTCGAAGCGCGGATGGACGAGCTCGCGAAAGTGATCCACCACGGTCGGCACGGCTCCCGCGGCCCGCAATTCCTCGGCGAGCGTCTCGGCCACTCCGGTATGGCCTGAGCCGTAGGAGGCGGTGAGAAGGAGGACGCGGGGCGCGAGTTCCGTCATGGCCGCGGACGCTTGGCCACGAGCAGGGTCAGCTTGCCCGCCTGCGCGGTCTCGCCGCGCTGATTGACGATGCGGCGCTCTTCGATGACCACGCCACCTTCGCGCAGGGAGCGCTTCGTGTGCGAGATCGACACGCTCCGAATGGTGTCTCCCACGCGGATGGGCAGGAGAAAGCGCCACTCGAAGCCCATGAAGGCCAGCACCGCGAGCGGGGGGCGCGGCACCCGCCACCCGAGCCCGGAGGAGAGGCAGAGCGGGAGCAGGTCCGGCACGAGCCCCGGCTCGCGGGAGGCGGTGGTCGACGCCAGCCCGTTGAAGAGCGCGACGTGGGCCTCGGTCACCGTCATGCCGGGCGTCTCCAGCGGCACCTTGAGCTCTACGTCCTCGAAGTAGACCTGGCTCGGGCCGCCCGAAGCGTCGATCGGCGTCTGCACCGGCTTCGTGCTCATGGCGTGCGGCGCTCGAGCAGGTGCGCGGTCTCGCCTTCCTGC includes the following:
- the ilvD gene encoding dihydroxy-acid dehydratase, producing the protein MAIDPRHKSRVLLEGTDRAAARAMMKAVGFTDQDLARPQIGVAHSWIGTMPCNWNHRKLAEKVMQGVRAAGGTPIEVNTISITDGITMGTEGMKGSLISREVIADSVELVARSHMFDGIVTISGCDKTIPAMTMVLGRMNIPGLMLYCGSIMFGRFAGTGQFANRNLTIQDVFEAVGCYNAGKIDLEEFKAVEDHACPGAGACGGQFTANTMSTAYEMLGMSPMGWNGVPAIDPRKEEIAFECGKLVMELVNKGITPRSLITRKSLENAIAGVMATGGSTNAVLHLLATAKDFGIRLSLDDFDRISKKTPVLADLKPWGTYTAPEMYQAGGMPVVAKRLLEAELLHPNEKTVTGRTIGQEAAAAVEPAGQQVIKSLKEALKPTGGIAILRGNLAPGGCVIKLSGQSRYSHRGPARVFEREEDAFAAVKKGKIKPHDVIVIRYEGPKGGPGMREMLHVTGALQGAGLGDTVALMTDGRFSGATHGFMIAHIVPEAAERGPIAAIHSGDIINIDVKKRRLDVEISAAEMKKRLAKWKAPKPRYTSGVFHKYAITVSNASEGAITG
- a CDS encoding polysaccharide deacetylase family protein → MNRAAWLLLPPVVWAGYAWGSHALTLTSFWHGPRRSGKVALTFDDGPDATHTPRVLDVLAEHAIKASFFLIGERAVREPAVARRIADEGHDLGNHTWSHRSLWLSGPRETMRQVEQGHAAIAQAAGASPRFFRPPWGMTNLALFPLLKKLRTPCVFWTVQTEGRHPAPSGLQIERARRRTRSGAILDLHDADGVPGAGARLLDALPGMIAAIRSKGLSLVPLRDLL
- a CDS encoding glycosyltransferase, translating into MTELAPRVLLLTASYGSGHTGVAETLAEELRAAGAVPTVVDHFRELVHPRFDEWSRGLYYWILKEAPALWGGAYWLGDRLSVSSPFLLGFNRIGARKLRRLLRAERFDHVISVHPAPAAALSHLSGRGEEVPPHTTIFTDFVAHTQWIHPHVDHYCVPAEEMANELTAKGLPRDGVSVTGIPVGREFSQLADRPAARLQLGLSPRQPVLLFMDGSEGGFGKLEDAARTVLAMEQPFQSIFVAGHQRSLEARLGQLAQGRESRVKVLGFVDNVRQLMAAADFLVTKAGGLTLAEALAAELPVICFGSLPGQESRNERFAAMAGVALVAGSEAQLQRVIGATLRDPGLLRSIRERIRLYRRPRAAEHIVDLILGGRAVRRERAS